The following are from one region of the Pseudohongiella spirulinae genome:
- a CDS encoding phosphomannomutase/phosphoglucomutase, whose product MQITCFKAYDIRGRVPDQLNEDVAWRIGRATAEFLQADTMVVGHDIRLSSRALCDALIKGLTEGGVDVIDIGQCGTEEIYFATSHLKVGGGIVVTASHNPMDYNGMKLVREQSRPISGDTGLNDIKRLAEAGDFKPVATPGSVSRENTRPAYIEHLLTYIDVSELKPLKLVVNAGNGGAGVVLDALAEQLPFEVVRVHHEPDGHFPNGVPNPLLEENRAPTVLAIREHGADLGIAWDGDFDRCFFFDERGDFIEGYYIVGLLAQSFLHKQPGSAIIHDPRLTWNTQAICESMGGRAIQCKTGHAFIKERMRQEDAVYGGEMSAHHYFRDFAYCDSGMIPWLLVTELMSKTGKPLSELVAERMAAFPASGEINRTVEDAAALLEKVESLYADQAVAIDHTDGLSMNFDQWRFNLRMSNTEPVVRLNVESRADQQLMQEKTAELLALF is encoded by the coding sequence GTGCAGATAACCTGTTTCAAAGCTTACGATATCCGCGGCCGTGTGCCCGATCAGTTAAATGAAGACGTCGCCTGGCGCATAGGGCGTGCAACGGCGGAATTTTTGCAGGCCGATACCATGGTGGTTGGACATGACATTCGCCTGAGCAGTCGCGCGTTGTGCGATGCTCTTATCAAAGGTTTGACTGAAGGCGGGGTGGATGTCATTGATATCGGCCAATGCGGAACCGAGGAAATCTACTTTGCAACTTCGCACCTGAAGGTTGGTGGTGGCATTGTTGTGACCGCCAGTCACAATCCTATGGACTATAACGGCATGAAACTGGTGCGCGAGCAGTCGCGCCCCATCAGTGGTGATACCGGTCTGAACGACATCAAGCGTCTGGCAGAAGCGGGTGACTTTAAACCTGTTGCTACGCCGGGCAGTGTCAGCCGTGAGAATACCCGGCCTGCGTATATCGAGCACCTGCTGACCTATATCGATGTGTCAGAGTTAAAGCCGTTAAAGCTGGTTGTGAATGCGGGCAATGGCGGCGCAGGTGTGGTGCTGGATGCTCTGGCAGAGCAGCTGCCATTTGAGGTGGTTCGTGTGCATCACGAGCCGGACGGCCACTTCCCGAACGGTGTGCCAAACCCTTTGTTGGAGGAGAACCGCGCCCCGACAGTGCTGGCCATTCGCGAACACGGCGCCGATCTGGGCATCGCCTGGGATGGTGATTTTGACCGGTGTTTCTTTTTTGATGAGCGTGGCGACTTTATCGAAGGGTATTACATCGTCGGTTTGCTGGCGCAGAGCTTTCTGCACAAGCAGCCAGGGTCAGCGATCATTCACGACCCGCGTCTGACCTGGAATACACAGGCTATCTGTGAATCCATGGGTGGTCGCGCGATTCAGTGCAAAACCGGTCACGCCTTTATCAAAGAGCGTATGCGCCAGGAAGATGCGGTGTATGGCGGCGAAATGAGCGCTCACCATTATTTTCGTGATTTTGCTTATTGCGACAGCGGTATGATTCCCTGGTTGCTGGTAACAGAATTGATGTCAAAGACCGGCAAACCTCTGTCAGAGTTGGTCGCCGAACGCATGGCGGCTTTTCCGGCCAGTGGTGAGATAAACCGCACTGTAGAGGATGCCGCCGCTTTGTTGGAAAAGGTTGAATCACTCTATGCTGATCAGGCGGTTGCCATCGATCACACTGACGGACTCAGCATGAACTTTGATCAGTGGCGTTTTAATCTGCGAATGTCCAATACTGAGCCGGTGGTGCGACTGAATGTCGAGTCGCGCGCTGATCAACAATTAATGCAAGAGAAGACTGCTGAGCTATTGGCGCTGTTCTAG
- a CDS encoding RimK family alpha-L-glutamate ligase, translating to MRIGLLASNPELPSNQRILEAGEERGHRIRFYDIRQCYMKLDAEHPEIHYRGGRLLNKLDAVVPRIRPDLTFYGCALVRQFESLGIFSLNSAEAISHSRDKLYSLQHLLQQGLPIPTTGFADSPLDTDELIDMVNGAPMIVKLLEGPQRRGVVLAESRTAGESLINAFKSLQANLLVQEYIKEADGKSLRLLVIDGKVVCAVERQGIPGQFRHHKQQSRLLAARISADERKLAIKAAKSIGLKVAGVDILRSRKGPLILEVTSSPALDDLEEVCGKDLAGAMISAIEKQLGWKRKLATPVNR from the coding sequence CTGCGCATTGGCCTGCTGGCCAGCAATCCGGAACTGCCAAGCAACCAGCGCATCCTGGAAGCCGGCGAAGAACGTGGTCATCGCATCCGTTTTTATGACATTCGCCAGTGTTATATGAAGCTGGACGCTGAACACCCGGAGATTCATTACCGTGGCGGCCGTCTTCTGAACAAACTGGACGCCGTGGTGCCTCGCATCCGACCGGACCTGACTTTTTATGGCTGCGCGCTGGTCAGACAGTTTGAAAGTCTGGGCATTTTCTCTCTGAACAGTGCCGAAGCCATTTCACACTCACGCGACAAACTTTACTCGCTGCAGCACCTGCTACAACAGGGCCTGCCTATTCCTACCACCGGCTTTGCCGACAGTCCCCTGGATACCGACGAGCTGATCGACATGGTGAATGGCGCACCGATGATCGTTAAATTGCTGGAAGGACCCCAGCGCCGCGGTGTGGTGCTGGCCGAGTCTAGGACCGCCGGTGAAAGCCTGATCAATGCCTTTAAGTCGCTACAGGCTAACTTGCTCGTTCAGGAGTACATCAAAGAGGCCGACGGCAAATCGCTGCGACTATTGGTGATTGACGGCAAGGTAGTCTGCGCGGTTGAACGCCAGGGCATCCCCGGACAGTTCCGACATCACAAACAACAAAGCCGATTACTGGCAGCACGCATCAGCGCCGACGAGAGAAAACTGGCCATCAAGGCCGCAAAAAGCATTGGCCTGAAGGTGGCCGGCGTCGATATACTGCGTTCCAGAAAAGGCCCGCTGATCCTGGAAGTGACCAGCTCGCCAGCGCTGGATGATCTGGAAGAAGTATGCGGCAAAGATCTTGCCGGAGCGATGATCAGCGCTATTGAAAAACAACTGGGATGGAAGCGCAAACTGGCAACACCGGTTAATCGTTGA
- the aroQ gene encoding type II 3-dehydroquinate dehydratase: MATILVLHGPNLNLLGNREPEVYGHETLDDINARLSSTCLAAGHHLLHLQSNAEYELIERIHDARREGINMIIFNPAAFTHTSIALRDALLGTSIPFIEVHLSNVHKREPFRHKSYFSDIALGTITGLGSLSYDLALQAALTRLTDTH; the protein is encoded by the coding sequence ATGGCAACAATCCTGGTATTACACGGCCCCAACCTGAACCTGCTGGGAAACCGTGAGCCCGAAGTCTACGGTCATGAAACTCTGGATGACATCAATGCCAGGCTCAGCAGCACCTGCCTGGCTGCAGGCCACCACCTGCTGCACCTGCAAAGCAACGCCGAGTATGAACTGATTGAGCGCATCCACGATGCGCGCCGTGAAGGCATCAACATGATCATTTTCAATCCAGCCGCCTTTACACACACCAGCATCGCGTTGCGAGATGCATTACTGGGCACCAGCATTCCTTTTATCGAAGTACATCTGTCAAACGTCCACAAACGTGAACCCTTCCGGCATAAGTCCTATTTTTCGGATATCGCCCTGGGCACAATTACCGGACTGGGCTCACTAAGTTACGATCTGGCACTGCAGGCCGCGCTGACCAGGCTGACGGATACACATTGA
- a CDS encoding protein-disulfide reductase DsbD domain-containing protein, which produces MRLSFLSAIRLNSGMNRAHARRAPLILIAALLCAAVSSTLLHAQSSVFGDTTPRFLDVDQAFSFYTSLDSQNQVSVHWTIAPEYYLYADKFSMRAITADGNSTELPLQLPEGVEHFDEFFGEVTVYYHQLRIILPVSDIETPFTLEIDFQGCAEAGLCYPPTTRQTEIFR; this is translated from the coding sequence ATGCGACTCTCATTTTTGAGCGCTATCAGGCTTAATAGCGGCATGAACCGGGCGCATGCGAGGCGTGCGCCGCTGATCCTGATCGCCGCACTGCTGTGTGCGGCAGTCTCGAGCACCTTACTGCATGCCCAGAGCAGCGTATTTGGTGACACTACTCCGCGCTTTCTGGATGTTGACCAGGCCTTCAGCTTCTATACCAGCCTGGACAGCCAGAACCAGGTCTCAGTGCACTGGACCATCGCTCCCGAATACTATCTGTATGCAGACAAATTCAGCATGCGGGCCATCACGGCAGATGGCAACAGCACCGAACTGCCCCTGCAATTGCCAGAGGGCGTCGAGCACTTCGACGAATTTTTTGGCGAAGTCACGGTTTATTACCATCAATTACGCATTATCCTGCCTGTCAGTGATATAGAAACCCCCTTCACGCTGGAAATCGACTTCCAGGGCTGTGCGGAAGCCGGCCTGTGCTACCCCCCCACTACCCGACAGACGGAAATTTTTCGTTAA
- the accC gene encoding acetyl-CoA carboxylase biotin carboxylase subunit, giving the protein MLDKVLIANRGEIALRILRACKELGIKTVAVHSSADRDLMHVRLADESVCIGPASAAQSYLNVPAIIAATEVTDAVAIHPGYGFLSENADFAEQVERSGFTFIGPRAETIRLMGDKVSAIEAMKKAGVPTVPGSDGPLDDDNERTLSIARRIGYPVIIKAAAGGGGRGMRVVHSEASLLKGIYVTKSEAKAAFGNDTVYLEKFLENPRHVEIQVLGDGQGNALYLGDRDCSMQRRHQKVIEEAPAPGIPDDVRQQVAETCIKACQLMKYRGAGTLEFLYQDEQFYFIEMNTRVQVEHPVTEMVTGVDIVKEQLKIASGMPLSIRQEDVKISGHSLECRINAEDPSSFMPCPGKINLYHAPGGHGIRVDSHIYSGYTVPPYYDSLIGKLISFGASREEALVRMQNALDEILIDGIRTNIALHKDILRDPNFRKGGVNIHYLEHMLSDAAK; this is encoded by the coding sequence ATGCTTGATAAAGTTCTCATAGCCAATCGCGGGGAGATCGCACTGCGCATCCTGCGCGCCTGCAAGGAGCTGGGCATTAAGACGGTGGCCGTGCACTCCAGCGCCGACCGCGACCTGATGCACGTGCGACTGGCTGACGAATCAGTTTGCATTGGCCCGGCCAGCGCCGCGCAGAGTTACCTGAATGTACCGGCCATTATTGCCGCCACAGAAGTGACAGACGCCGTCGCCATCCACCCCGGTTATGGTTTCCTGTCTGAAAACGCCGATTTTGCCGAGCAGGTGGAACGCAGCGGATTCACATTTATCGGACCGCGCGCCGAAACCATCCGCCTGATGGGCGACAAAGTGTCAGCCATCGAAGCCATGAAAAAAGCTGGCGTCCCCACTGTTCCCGGCTCCGACGGCCCACTGGATGATGATAACGAACGCACGCTGAGCATTGCCCGGCGTATCGGCTACCCTGTCATCATCAAGGCAGCCGCCGGCGGTGGTGGTCGCGGCATGCGCGTTGTGCACAGCGAAGCATCCCTGCTGAAAGGCATTTACGTCACCAAGTCCGAAGCCAAAGCCGCCTTCGGAAATGACACTGTTTACCTGGAAAAATTTCTGGAAAACCCGCGCCACGTTGAAATTCAGGTGTTGGGTGACGGCCAGGGCAATGCGCTTTACCTGGGTGACCGTGACTGCTCCATGCAACGTCGCCACCAGAAAGTCATTGAAGAGGCTCCTGCGCCAGGCATACCCGACGACGTGCGCCAGCAGGTAGCCGAAACCTGTATCAAAGCCTGCCAGTTGATGAAATATCGCGGCGCCGGCACCCTGGAATTCCTGTATCAGGACGAGCAGTTTTATTTCATTGAGATGAACACGCGTGTGCAGGTGGAGCACCCGGTCACCGAAATGGTCACCGGCGTCGACATCGTTAAAGAGCAGCTAAAAATTGCCAGCGGCATGCCTCTGTCCATTCGCCAGGAAGACGTCAAAATCAGCGGCCACTCGCTGGAGTGCCGGATCAATGCCGAGGATCCCAGTTCATTTATGCCCTGCCCCGGCAAGATCAATCTGTACCATGCACCTGGCGGTCACGGCATACGGGTCGACTCGCACATTTACAGCGGCTACACCGTCCCGCCTTATTATGACTCGCTGATTGGCAAGCTCATCAGTTTTGGCGCCAGCCGGGAAGAAGCCCTGGTGAGAATGCAGAACGCGCTGGATGAAATCCTGATTGATGGCATTCGTACCAATATCGCCTTGCACAAGGACATATTGCGCGACCCTAACTTCCGTAAAGGTGGCGTCAACATTCATTATCTGGAGCACATGCTGAGTGACGCTGCCAAATAA
- the galU gene encoding UTP--glucose-1-phosphate uridylyltransferase GalU: MIKKCLFPAAGYGTRFLPATKAMPKEMLTLVNKPLIQYGVEEALAAGITGMAIVTGRGKRAIEDHFDISYELEHQIAGTSKEKALADIRHIIDVCTFSYTRQIEMKGLGHAILTGETLVGDEPFAVILADDYCVAEPDPVLLQMVRLYEQHKCSIVAIEEVPREETFKYGVIGGEEESEGVFRINQMVEKPDPADAPSNLAIIGRYILTPDIFDILRSTPPGRNGELQITDALMTQAAEGRVLGYRFKGRRFDCGSVEGFVQATNHCYENYYKAG; the protein is encoded by the coding sequence ATGATCAAAAAATGCCTTTTTCCTGCTGCCGGTTACGGCACGCGATTTCTGCCGGCCACCAAGGCCATGCCCAAGGAGATGCTGACACTGGTTAATAAACCATTAATCCAATACGGCGTTGAAGAGGCGCTGGCGGCTGGTATCACCGGCATGGCCATTGTGACCGGTCGCGGTAAACGTGCCATCGAGGACCATTTTGATATCAGTTATGAGCTGGAACACCAGATTGCCGGAACATCCAAGGAAAAGGCTCTGGCGGATATCCGGCACATTATCGACGTCTGCACCTTCTCATACACCCGGCAGATTGAAATGAAAGGTCTGGGACATGCGATTCTGACCGGCGAGACGCTGGTGGGTGATGAGCCGTTTGCCGTCATCCTGGCTGACGACTATTGTGTGGCCGAACCTGACCCGGTGCTGTTGCAGATGGTCAGGCTCTACGAGCAGCACAAGTGCAGTATTGTGGCCATAGAAGAGGTGCCGCGCGAAGAAACCTTTAAGTATGGTGTGATTGGTGGTGAAGAAGAGTCTGAGGGTGTATTCCGCATCAATCAGATGGTTGAGAAACCGGATCCTGCCGATGCGCCTTCCAACCTGGCGATTATTGGTCGTTACATTCTGACGCCGGATATCTTTGACATTCTGCGCAGCACGCCGCCGGGTCGCAACGGTGAGTTGCAGATTACTGACGCCTTGATGACACAGGCTGCCGAAGGCCGCGTGCTGGGTTATCGATTTAAGGGGCGCCGCTTCGATTGCGGCAGCGTGGAAGGTTTTGTGCAAGCCACTAATCATTGCTATGAGAATTACTACAAGGCCGGGTAA
- a CDS encoding GNAT family N-acetyltransferase yields the protein MSTLHYRKAKPDDMDWAYQLFRATMKEYIDQTWGWNELFQRHGFDENIRSSGLIIVSLTDRSVQGNTPRDITQPITQIGAYSLKQKTDHLLLDMLLVAPQWQRHGYGSQILQHILQQGKSDAQPIRLSVLRNNPAYHFYCHHGFTVESQDAFRYRMILEQRQ from the coding sequence ATGAGCACATTGCATTACCGAAAAGCCAAACCGGACGATATGGACTGGGCATACCAGTTATTTCGCGCCACCATGAAAGAGTATATCGACCAGACCTGGGGCTGGAATGAACTGTTTCAGCGTCACGGATTTGATGAAAACATCCGCTCATCCGGCCTGATTATTGTGAGCCTGACTGATCGCAGCGTGCAGGGTAACACTCCCCGGGACATCACGCAGCCGATCACACAAATAGGCGCTTACAGCCTGAAACAAAAAACTGACCACTTGCTGCTTGACATGTTACTCGTGGCGCCACAATGGCAGCGCCACGGATATGGCAGTCAAATACTTCAGCACATCCTGCAACAGGGTAAAAGTGACGCGCAGCCAATAAGGCTGAGCGTGCTGCGCAACAATCCTGCCTATCACTTTTATTGCCATCACGGCTTTACAGTCGAGAGCCAGGATGCTTTTCGTTATCGGATGATACTAGAACAGCGCCAATAG
- the accB gene encoding acetyl-CoA carboxylase biotin carboxyl carrier protein, which translates to MDIRKVKKLIELLESSDVAEIEIKEGEEAVRISRASTAVPAPVQYQTMPAPAPAAAAPAPAPAPAATESSKEASPKVRGNVVKSPMVGTFYRSPSPSSPPFVEVGKQVKAGDVICIIEAMKMMNQIEADHAGVIEAILVQDGEPVEFDQALVTIV; encoded by the coding sequence ATGGATATCAGAAAAGTAAAAAAACTCATCGAACTGCTCGAGTCCTCAGATGTAGCAGAGATCGAAATCAAGGAGGGTGAGGAAGCCGTTCGCATCAGCCGGGCCAGCACTGCTGTCCCGGCACCCGTGCAGTACCAGACAATGCCCGCCCCTGCACCTGCCGCCGCAGCCCCGGCTCCAGCTCCAGCGCCTGCTGCAACGGAGAGCAGTAAAGAGGCCAGCCCGAAAGTTCGCGGCAATGTGGTCAAATCACCCATGGTTGGCACCTTCTACCGTTCACCATCGCCCTCTTCACCACCCTTTGTGGAAGTTGGTAAACAGGTCAAGGCCGGTGATGTAATCTGCATCATCGAAGCCATGAAAATGATGAACCAGATTGAAGCCGATCACGCCGGCGTTATTGAAGCCATTCTGGTACAGGACGGCGAACCCGTTGAATTCGATCAGGCACTGGTCACCATCGTATAA
- the fabB gene encoding beta-ketoacyl-ACP synthase I has product MRRVVVTGIGIVSCIGNDIPTVLESLKEGRSGITFNPVYEEMGLRAHISGRVDINFEEHIDRKVLRFMGDAAAYGYIAMDQAIKDAGLSDDEVSNERTGIIMGAGGSSSADQVEAADILRTKGLRKIGPYRVPRTMGSTVSACLATPFKIKGVNYSISSACATSAHCIGNAVELIQMGKQDMVFAGGGESEHWTLTNLFDAMGALTTTHNHEPTKASRPFDVSRDGFVIAGGGAVLVIEALDHALARGAKIYAEITGYGATSDGYDMVAPSGEGAVRCMKMAMATANKPVDYLNTHGTSTPVGDVTELGGIKQVFTDYSPIINSTKSLTGHSLGATGAQEAIYSLLMMQHNFVSASANIEELVPEAEGLNIATKRIDDVTLNCVMSNSFGFGGTNATLIFERYQA; this is encoded by the coding sequence ATGAGACGCGTTGTTGTCACTGGCATTGGTATTGTTTCCTGCATCGGTAACGACATTCCGACCGTGCTCGAATCATTAAAGGAAGGCCGCAGCGGCATTACCTTCAACCCGGTTTACGAAGAAATGGGGCTGCGGGCGCATATTTCCGGCCGGGTGGATATTAACTTCGAAGAACACATCGACCGCAAAGTGCTGCGATTTATGGGCGATGCGGCCGCGTATGGCTATATCGCCATGGACCAGGCCATCAAAGATGCCGGCCTGAGCGACGATGAAGTCTCCAACGAGCGCACCGGCATTATCATGGGCGCCGGCGGCTCCTCATCGGCCGATCAGGTGGAGGCTGCCGATATTCTGCGCACCAAGGGCTTGCGCAAAATCGGCCCCTATCGCGTGCCTCGCACCATGGGCAGCACAGTATCTGCCTGCCTGGCAACACCGTTCAAAATCAAGGGCGTGAATTACTCCATTTCCTCTGCCTGCGCTACCAGCGCACACTGCATCGGCAACGCGGTTGAACTGATCCAGATGGGCAAGCAAGACATGGTTTTTGCGGGGGGCGGCGAATCAGAACACTGGACGTTGACCAACCTGTTTGACGCCATGGGTGCATTGACCACCACACATAACCATGAACCGACCAAGGCATCACGACCATTTGATGTCAGCCGCGACGGCTTTGTCATCGCGGGCGGTGGCGCGGTTCTGGTCATCGAAGCTCTGGATCACGCCCTGGCCCGCGGTGCTAAAATTTACGCCGAAATTACTGGCTATGGCGCAACTTCTGACGGTTACGACATGGTTGCTCCCTCCGGCGAAGGCGCAGTGCGCTGTATGAAAATGGCTATGGCCACTGCCAACAAACCAGTCGACTATCTGAACACTCACGGCACCAGCACACCGGTGGGCGATGTCACGGAGCTGGGCGGCATCAAGCAGGTATTTACTGATTACTCGCCCATTATTAACTCCACCAAGTCACTGACAGGCCACTCATTGGGTGCAACGGGCGCACAAGAAGCGATTTACAGTTTATTGATGATGCAGCACAACTTTGTCAGCGCCTCAGCCAATATTGAGGAACTTGTGCCGGAAGCCGAAGGTCTGAACATTGCGACTAAACGCATCGACGATGTCACGCTGAACTGCGTCATGTCCAACAGCTTCGGATTCGGTGGTACCAATGCGACTCTCATTTTTGAGCGCTATCAGGCTTAA
- the fabA gene encoding bifunctional 3-hydroxydecanoyl-ACP dehydratase/trans-2-decenoyl-ACP isomerase, with protein sequence MNTGFTPKNAYEKDELIECGYGRMFGPGNARLPVGNMLMLDRITNINDHGGEYGKGQIIAELDIHPDLWFFACHFPEDPVMPGCLGLDAMWQLVGFYLGWRGNLGKGRALGAGEVKFSGEILPTAKKVTYEISLSRIIERKLVMGIADGTVAVDGKVIYTTKNLKVGLFTPDAKF encoded by the coding sequence ATGAATACAGGATTTACGCCCAAAAACGCCTATGAAAAAGACGAGCTGATTGAATGCGGATATGGGCGCATGTTCGGCCCCGGCAACGCGCGCCTGCCCGTCGGCAATATGCTGATGTTGGATCGCATCACCAATATCAACGATCACGGTGGTGAGTACGGAAAAGGTCAAATCATTGCTGAGCTCGACATCCATCCTGATCTGTGGTTTTTTGCTTGCCACTTCCCCGAAGATCCGGTGATGCCGGGCTGCCTCGGGCTGGACGCCATGTGGCAACTGGTGGGCTTTTATCTTGGCTGGCGAGGCAATCTGGGCAAAGGTCGCGCCCTGGGCGCCGGCGAAGTCAAGTTCAGTGGCGAAATTCTGCCCACCGCCAAAAAAGTCACTTATGAGATTTCCCTCAGCCGCATCATCGAGCGTAAACTGGTGATGGGCATTGCAGATGGCACCGTAGCGGTTGACGGCAAAGTCATCTACACCACCAAAAACCTGAAGGTCGGCCTGTTCACGCCTGACGCCAAATTCTGA
- a CDS encoding mannose-1-phosphate guanylyltransferase/mannose-6-phosphate isomerase, whose protein sequence is MIIPVILAGGSGTRLWPLSRHLTPKQFVDIASLDEGKTLFQSTFARLQGVPELAPAIVICNEEHRFLAAEQIRQLSLSGQVSPETTLLLEPAGRNTAPALTLAALVAMQMQQLQAERSRETPEISTAETGTPVLLVLPADHVIADTAEFQRCVAIASQQAQQGRLVTFGIEPTYAETGYGYIQAGAALVEGNALQVARFVEKPDQQTAEQYLASGDYLWNSGMFMMRADVWLRELATYAPQIDEACRQACSTVAHDGDFVRVNAEAFSQSPSDSIDYAVMEHTRQAAVVPMAAGWSDLGAWSALWQAGQGKDSQNNMVCGDVYLDEVRDSYVHAGSRLVAAIGIDNAVIVETADAVLVTNKDNTQAVKKVVQWLESQQRSEASTHTLVFRPWGSYESLATGEGFQVKRIRVRPGAALSLQMHHHRAEHWVVLSGVATVTCDDRVFDLRSNESTFIPLGSRHRLQNNRDEWVELIEVQTGSYLGEDDIVRFDDVYGRS, encoded by the coding sequence ATGATTATCCCCGTAATATTGGCGGGTGGCAGCGGCACACGCCTGTGGCCCCTGTCCCGACATCTGACACCCAAACAATTTGTCGATATTGCCAGCCTTGACGAGGGTAAAACCCTGTTCCAGAGCACATTTGCCCGTCTTCAGGGGGTACCCGAGTTGGCACCCGCCATCGTCATCTGCAACGAAGAACATCGGTTTTTGGCAGCAGAACAGATTCGTCAGTTATCCCTGAGCGGGCAGGTCAGCCCAGAGACGACATTGCTGTTGGAGCCTGCAGGGCGCAACACGGCGCCGGCGCTGACATTGGCGGCACTGGTGGCAATGCAGATGCAGCAATTGCAAGCAGAGCGGTCAAGGGAAACCCCAGAGATATCGACAGCTGAGACGGGCACTCCGGTATTGCTGGTTTTGCCGGCCGATCATGTCATCGCAGACACGGCAGAGTTTCAGCGCTGTGTCGCCATCGCTTCGCAGCAGGCTCAACAAGGTCGACTGGTGACCTTTGGAATCGAGCCGACCTATGCCGAAACGGGATACGGCTATATTCAGGCCGGGGCAGCGCTGGTTGAGGGGAATGCGCTGCAGGTCGCGCGGTTTGTTGAGAAGCCGGATCAGCAGACAGCCGAACAATACCTTGCTTCTGGTGATTATCTTTGGAATAGCGGCATGTTCATGATGCGGGCTGATGTCTGGCTGCGTGAACTGGCCACCTATGCGCCGCAGATTGACGAGGCTTGCCGGCAGGCCTGCAGCACCGTGGCACATGACGGTGACTTTGTGCGGGTTAATGCGGAAGCGTTCAGTCAGTCACCTTCAGACTCAATTGACTATGCTGTTATGGAACACACCCGGCAGGCGGCCGTTGTGCCAATGGCGGCAGGATGGAGCGATCTGGGCGCGTGGTCGGCTTTGTGGCAGGCCGGTCAGGGCAAGGATTCACAAAACAATATGGTCTGCGGCGATGTTTATCTGGACGAGGTTCGTGACAGCTATGTTCACGCCGGTTCGCGTCTGGTGGCAGCAATTGGCATCGATAATGCAGTCATCGTTGAAACCGCCGACGCGGTGCTGGTGACCAATAAGGATAATACCCAGGCCGTCAAGAAAGTGGTGCAGTGGCTGGAGTCTCAACAACGGTCCGAAGCCAGCACGCATACCCTGGTCTTCCGTCCCTGGGGCTCCTATGAAAGCCTGGCGACAGGTGAGGGTTTTCAGGTCAAGCGTATACGCGTCCGGCCCGGTGCCGCGCTGTCTTTGCAAATGCACCATCACAGGGCAGAGCACTGGGTGGTGCTCAGCGGGGTGGCAACGGTAACCTGTGATGACCGGGTATTCGATCTCAGGTCCAATGAGTCGACATTCATACCGCTGGGCAGCCGTCACCGCTTACAAAATAACCGGGACGAGTGGGTCGAATTAATTGAAGTACAGACCGGCAGCTATCTGGGTGAAGATGACATCGTCCGGTTTGATGATGTATATGGACGCAGCTGA